From a single Miscanthus floridulus cultivar M001 chromosome 8, ASM1932011v1, whole genome shotgun sequence genomic region:
- the LOC136469248 gene encoding uncharacterized protein: protein MGTTRLTKVLMDGGSGLNILYASTLDKMGIPWSSLSPNKALFYGIILGNEVMPLRRIRLNVTFGQLDNFYKEPLTFKVVDFPSIYHGLLGRPCFAKFMVVPNYTYLKLKMLGPKGVITIEGTFEQAYYCE, encoded by the coding sequence ATGGGCACcacgcgcctcaccaaggtgctgatggatgggggcagcggcctcaacatactctatgctAGCACCCTGGACAAGATGGGCATCCCATGGAGCAGCCTAAGCCCCAATAAAGCACTGTTCTACGGGATCATCCTAGGGAACGAAGTCATGCCCCTCAGGCGCATCCGACTCAACGTCACCTTCGGCCAGCTGGACAACTTCTAtaaggagccactcaccttcaAGGTCGTCGACTTCCCTAGCATCTACCATGGTCTCCTAGGCCGGCCATgcttcgccaagttcatggttgtccctaactacacctacttGAAGTTGAAGATGCTCGGCCCCAAGGGAGTCATCACCATCGAGGGCACCTTTGAGCAAGCCTACTACTGTGAGTAG
- the LOC136469249 gene encoding transcription repressor OFP13-like — protein sequence MVKKQQLAVGGLTGVFSSSTRSIHKPQDTASPPSSAAAAAGEVLPWHPSCSSAWRQWQWQWTSCGMHPRTLSFRQQQQLAEQEEEDPKNGHGRHRQQQQQRAAYYKTINSVDFSGDSSFASVDSFASTASEEAESDAEAVILQALRSDRLLYEPADDDIEDDDASCCRLIKQPSLSKQQAAVADNDGDDKPQLDNSSIVLSSGKASALAFGGATAMSVDSHNPYRDFRESMEAMVMSQLEQEGGVKDWSWLEEMLGWYLKANAKTTHSLIVAAFVDLLLALTNSPAADAADYNYSSSSSSPVATPPASASATNCSASSIDDCSCCSSSSSL from the coding sequence ATGGTCAAGAAGCAACAGCTTGCTGTTGGCGGCCTCACCGGTGTTTTCAGCAGCAGCACAAGGAGTATTCATAAACCGCAGGACACTGCTAGTCCTCCtagttctgctgctgctgctgctggtgaagTGTTGCCCTGGCATCCGTCCTGTTCCTCCGCATGGCggcaatggcaatggcaatggACATCCTGCGGCATGCACCCAAGAACTCTCTCCttccggcagcagcagcagctagcagagcaagaggaggaggacccCAAGAATGGGCATGGCCGTCAccgtcagcagcagcagcagcgggctGCTTATTACAAGACCATAAACTCGGTCGACTTCTCCGGCGACTCGTCCTTCGCTTCCGTCGACAGCTTCGCGTCCACAGCTTCGGAGGAGGCCGAGTCCGACGCGGAGGCTGTCATCCTGCAGGCTCTGCGCTCGGACCGACTCTTGTACGAGCCTGCAGATGATGATATTGAGGACGACGACGCCTCCTGCTGCAGGCTCATCAAGCAGCCGTCGCTCAGCAAGCAGCAGGCCGCCGTGGCCGACAACGATGGCGACGACAAGCCGCAGCTGGACAACAGCAGCATCGTCTTGAGCAGCGGCAAGGCATCAGCCTTGGCGTTCGGTGGCGCGACGGCCATGTCTGTGGACTCGCACAACCCGTACCGCGACTTCAGGGAGTCCATGGAGGCTATGGTGATGAGCCAGCTGGAGCAGGAAGGTGGCGTCAAGGACTGGAGCTGGCTTGAGGAGATGCTGGGCTGGTACCTCAAGGCTAACGCCAAGACCACCCACAGCCTCATCGTCGCCGCCTTTGTCGACCTGCTCCTGGCGCTCACCAACTCGCCTGCTGCTGATGCAGCAGATTATAATtattcatcgtcgtcgtcgtctccggTGGCCACCCCTCCTGCAAGTGCTAGTGCTACCAACTGCTCTGCTTCATCCATTGACGATTGCTCCTGctgctcttcctcctcctccttgtag
- the LOC136472365 gene encoding NDR1/HIN1-like protein 10 has product MGSKTSTVSSVLCCPCRCLFCGVLSCLFSVLTCIFVVAGLVALVLYLLFRPHIIRVSAVSADLSDFTLTPQTWILRYNLSLGLQVRNPNKHIALHYHGVVAEAHYEGQQFGHTAPPDFFQDTGVTSPLDLSFAGESPIVGGIAAAGFRREAAEGAIFSVDVKISSHMKLKVWVLRVLGPKTKIDCPLRLQRRDAAHGQRPPEFKQTECRVTFF; this is encoded by the coding sequence ATGGGTAGCAAGACGAGCACCGTGTCGTCGGTGCTGTGCTGCCCGTGCCGGTGCCTCTTCTGCGGCGTGCTCAGCTGCCTCTTCAGCGTGCTCACCTGCATCTTCGTCGTCGCCGGCCTCGTCGCGCTGGTCCTCTACCTGCTGTTCCGGCCCCACATCATCCGCGTCTCCGCCGTCTCCGCCGACCTCTCCGACTTCACGCTCACCCCGCAGACGTGGATCCTCCGCTACAACCTCTCCCTGGGCCTGCAGGTCCGCAACCCCAACAAGCACATCGCCCTCCACTACCACGGCGTCGTCGCGGAGGCGCACTACGAGGGCCAGCAGTTCGGCCACACCGCGCCGCCCGACTTCTTCCAGGACACCGGCGTGACGAGCCCGCTCGACCTCTCCTTCGCCGGCGAGAGCCCCATCGTCGGCGGCATCGCGGCGGCAGGCTTCCGGAGGGAGGCCGCCGAGGGGGCCATCTTCTCCGTGGACGTCAAGATCAGCTCGCACATGAAGCTCAAGGTCTGGGTGCTCAGGGTGCTGGGGCCCAAGACAAAGATCGATTGCCCGCTCAGGCTCCAGCGACGGGATGCTGCCCACGGCCAACGCCCGCCGGAGTTCAAACAGACGGAATGCAGGGTCACCTTCTTCTGA